The DNA sequence GTGCCTTGGTCGTCAGGTTTCGGTTCGAACAGTTCAGCCAGCGCCGTATGCTACTCGTGGACCGCCTGATGAGAGTGGCCGAACCACTCGCCAACCTGGCGGTAAGACAGCCCGAGATGGTACAGAAACGCTACCTCGACCTGCCGTACGGTTGGTGTGTCCTCGCGTGAAAACACTCTTTGCTCGCGTGCCCGTTTGATTACGATGTAGAGCATTTGAGTTCACCAACTCCCACTAGCTCGACCATTTCCTTACTCCCAACACTGACACCTATTGCGGTAGATAGCCGGATCTTCTTCATAGGGTTATGAGGTCACAACAATGAAAATTGTTATAGCGATATGGTGTTTATAACTAAGTGGCAACTATTTGGCCTACTTGTGATGCAATGGTTTTCTGGATTAGAAAACAAGCACACACAAAATATAAGACTATTGAGTGAACATTCCTGACTACCGAAATCGGTCAACTTAGAATTGGGGAACAACAGAGCATCTGACCTTCAGCTGTATGGTTTCACCGTTTCTGTGGAGTCTGGAAACTCTCAATCTACCTGTCTCACCCACCATCATCAATGCCCACCGACACCACGACAGAATCACCACGGTATAGCACGATGGACCTCGAGGACTGCGAGCGCTTCTACCGCGAGGAAATCATCCCCCGAATGAGTTCCGACGGTTTCGATCCTGAGCAGGAAACCCCTGCCTACGCATGGCTCAGTAACCACTATCGAGGCTTTGTCGCTCATCTTTCTCGGAACTTCGATCTCTCTCCGGGAGATTTCTACGACGAAATCAGTGTTCCGCCTGTCTCTGAAGATGGCAGTGGAAGTTTCGAGTTCGTTGAAGACGATACTACACGGAAAGAAATCGAGTCGTATTTGGTGGAACTCCGTGAGCGACAGGGACGCGCTGAATCGACCGTCGCAACGAGGCGATCGGTGCTCAGACGGTACGTCAAACTGTACCGTGAGGTGAATGGAATGGATGATCTGCTTTCCTCCCTCCGTTCTGAGCAGGGAAGCTCTGAGGAGAAGGCTCGCGTAGCAGACGCATTTGACGCACTTCGGCAACTGGACGTAGCGTTGAACACTCACGCCTCACGTCTCAAGTACGTCCAGGAGGTTCGACAATTCTACCAACATCGTGTTGACTTCGGGAAGGCTGACTACGACCCGACGAGGAGACTCGAAAGACGATTCGGCTGGGATTCGGCACCAGAGTGGGACAATTCTGCGCTCAACGCCGAGCAGATTCATGCACTCTACCGAGCTGCCGAGTTACCGGAGGATCGTCTGCTTGTAATTGGTGTTTGTGGATGGGGACTTCGACCGAGCGAGATCTGTGCATTGCACTCGAATCAGCTGACGCTTTCGCCAGAAGATGAAGAAGATCTAGAGGGTGCAGATCCATATATCTCGTTTGACCAGGACGAGCGGAAAAACGGACCCGGAACTGTTG is a window from the Natrinema halophilum genome containing:
- a CDS encoding tyrosine-type recombinase/integrase — protein: MSSDGFDPEQETPAYAWLSNHYRGFVAHLSRNFDLSPGDFYDEISVPPVSEDGSGSFEFVEDDTTRKEIESYLVELRERQGRAESTVATRRSVLRRYVKLYREVNGMDDLLSSLRSEQGSSEEKARVADAFDALRQLDVALNTHASRLKYVQEVRQFYQHRVDFGKADYDPTRRLERRFGWDSAPEWDNSALNAEQIHALYRAAELPEDRLLVIGVCGWGLRPSEICALHSNQLTLSPEDEEDLEGADPYISFDQDERKNGPGTVALLVGIEELKSRIDQLYREYGEDWNGYILPSLSSKSGYISTETARRHFRNLAEDAGISVDGETPTPKMGRRYWYTAYGEAVKRVADRFKDIAEEQGSRSADVVLDNYLSESERRRHRRDEMQADLVGLFEPSDNSSRI